The Brassica oleracea var. oleracea cultivar TO1000 chromosome C7, BOL, whole genome shotgun sequence sequence TCATCCACCTCCACTGTTTTCACCTAACCGGGGCGCACGACGGACTTAAAGACCGGCTTTTTGTCTCCAAAGTCTTTATAGTTGTGTTCCTTAATAGTAGCTCTCAATTTGCAGTAACTAACCACTTTCTGTTTTAAATCTACATTATAATAATAGAGCAGTTGCATCAAATCCTGATACGACACGTCAGCATACCTAAAAAAGGTACCTCAGAGGTATGTCCTTCCAGAATCCTAACATCAGAATTAGGAATTTGAGACGGCAGAGATGTAGGAGTCATGGTGATATCCATAAGTTCTGCAGCAGTTCAAATCAAATAAAATTAAACAGATATTAGTATCTGGATTACAAAATGTTATTCTCACATATGATTCATCCCACAAAAGTTTCAACAATAAAAACACAGAAAAACAAACTATGAAGACCGACCCGAAGAACGGCCATGCTCTTCATCTCCAGCGTTTTCTTTCTCACTTTGGTCAATAGCCATGTCCCTATCACCATCTCCAAGCTGCTTTTCATGGGCCCTTTCCCTCTCTATCTTCTCGCTTTCCCTCTCTAATTTCAGTCTCTCCCTCTCCAATGTTTCCCGTTCAATCCTCTCCCTTTGCCTTTTTCGCTCCTTGTGTTTCTCATGCCCATCCTTTTCCCTGACTCGGCTGCGAGCTCCATCATGGTCTCGTTCAACCTCCTTGTCATTTTCTTTAGATCTTTCTCTGTTCTTGTCCTCCTTATCCCTCTCTTTCCTCTTCATCTCCCTCAGCATCACCTGCAACTCGTTTACATCCTTTGAGATTAGATCCAACGGTTGAAAGAATGAGAAATCCTCGTCAATGTCCGCTGCCCCCTGCTACGAGTAACACAGCAAAACACTACAAGAAAGCACGCTATATTCCGACAGACAACAAAGTCGTCAGACGAATTTGACGATTTTCCAACGGCATTCCGACGAAAACAAAAAATACTACTTCGTCGGAAATTCGTCGGAATATACCGACGACTTTCCGACTAAAGAGTGTGCGTCGGTATATACCGACGCAATTCCGACGACATTCCGATTAAATATATAACCGTTACGTTCGTTGGAAATTCGTCGGTATATACCGACGACTTTCCGACGACATTACGATCAATAATATAACCGTCGCTGTCGTCGGAAGTTCGTCGGTATATACCGACGAATTTCTGACGAACCTTTTGACTGTTGCCGACAAATACATATGACCATTTTATAGTCGTTGAGATAGGAAAATACCGACGGAATTCCGACGGATATGACCGTTAGGGTCATCGGGATTCCGTCGGAATGTCGTCGGAATTCCGTCGGAATGTCGTCGGACTGCCGTAAGCAATTTCCCATAAATACAACCTCTCCTCATTCAACTCATTCACTCCTTATTCTCTCCTCACTCTCTCTAATAACAACAATTCCGAGAAAATCATGTCTTCAGGAGTTTATTATCGTTCGTGGATGGATAAACCTCATATGGATCCCAACACCAATTTACTTACGGAAGAATACGTTCAAGGGATTAAAGAATTCATGAAGCTTGTTGAACAGCAACCGGATGCAAAAACCGGTATGTTAAGATGTCTCTGCTCTACTTGCAATAATAATAGGATTATAAGAGAATTTGAAGTTTGGACTCATTTGTATATGAGAGGATTTTCACGTAATTATAAAGCTTGATATCTTTATGAGGAAACTGGTTATGAATATGGTAGTACTAGCGAACCTCAGCCCGTTAGCTAACCTCAGCCTGATATTAGGTTAGAAGAACCTATAATGAATATAGATTATGGTGTAGGTACTGTGCAGATGGTACATGATCATTATAGAGGGGAAGAACCAAATCCCGAATCTATGAGATGTTTTGACATGTTGGATGCCGGAAAACAACCTTTATATAAAGGTTGTAGAGATGGTCATTCACCCTTATCATCTGCAACTAGATTGATGGGTATTAAGACAGACTATAATTTGGCTGAAGAATGTGTGGATGCGATTACTGATTGATTTTGTCAAAGGTATTCTACCTGAGGATAATCTTGCACCGGGTTCATACTACAAGGTACAGAAACTTGTTGCGGGTCTTCAACTACCGTACGAAGTGATAGATGTATGTATTGACAACTGCATGATCTACTGGGGAGCGGATAAGGAACGGAATAACTGCAAATTTTGTTGGAAACCTCGTTATCAGGAGACAAGGGGAAGAGTTCCGATCCCGTTCAAAAGGATGTGGTATTTTCCTTTGACGGAAAGATTGCAGAGGTTGTATCAGTGTGAGCGCACAGCAAAAGCAATGAGATGGCATGCAGAGCATTCCACAAATGGTGAGATTAGACATCCTTCAGATGCGAAGGCTTGGAAACATTTCCAGTCAACATATCCAGAATTTGCGGAAGAGAGA is a genomic window containing:
- the LOC106304676 gene encoding splicing factor U2af large subunit B-like isoform X1 translates to MSSLTSVELNFLIFRYLQESGLTHAAFTLGYEAGINKCKIYGNMVPPGALVKFVQKGLQYIEMEANLSSVMLREMKRKERDKEDKNRERSKENDKEVERDHDGARSRVREKDGHEKHKERKRQRERIERETLERERLKLERESEKIERERAHEKQLGDGDRDMAIDQSEKENAGDEEHGRSSELMDITMTPTSLPSQIPNSDVRILEGHTSEVPFLGMLTCRIRI
- the LOC106304676 gene encoding RNA-binding protein 25-like isoform X2, producing MSSLTSVELNFLIFRYLQESGYEAGINKCKIYGNMVPPGALVKFVQKGLQYIEMEANLSSVVMLREMKRKERDKEDKNRERSKENDKEVERDHDGARSRVREKDGHEKHKERKRQRERIERETLERERLKLERESEKIERERAHEKQLGDGDRDMAIDQSEKENAGDEEHGRSSELMDITMTPTSLPSQIPNSDVRILEGHTSEVPFLGMLTCRIRI